A genome region from Coleofasciculaceae cyanobacterium includes the following:
- the moaA gene encoding GTP 3',8-cyclase MoaA, with protein sequence MPKIDYLRISLIDKCNFRCQYCMPEGTKLNYVFNQELLTNQEILTLVRDVFIPLGFTKFRLTGGEPLLRQNLVDLVKDIARLPETEDLALTTNAFLLADLAQPLYEAGLRRINISLDSLNPKTFDQIIGNKGRSRWQQTWSGILAAHQVGFDPLKLNVVVIPGINDTEVLDLAQLSLERQWHIRFIEFMPIGNPELFGNKAWIDSEQLRRQIRQKWGLVESNIKGNGPADVFQIPGAKGTLGFISQMSECFCDRCNRIRLSADGWLRPCLLNETGQIDLKTALRSGADLVQLQTQVNQLLLLKSEINFKDRDSGTDGTYTRTMSQIGG encoded by the coding sequence ATGCCTAAAATAGACTATCTACGCATCAGTTTAATTGATAAATGTAATTTTCGTTGCCAATACTGTATGCCAGAGGGAACGAAGCTAAATTATGTTTTTAACCAAGAATTATTAACTAATCAAGAAATTCTCACCTTAGTGCGAGATGTTTTTATTCCTTTGGGCTTTACTAAGTTTCGTCTGACTGGAGGAGAGCCTTTACTGCGTCAAAATTTGGTAGATTTGGTTAAAGATATTGCTCGGCTGCCAGAAACCGAAGATCTTGCTTTAACTACCAATGCTTTTTTACTAGCTGATTTAGCCCAGCCACTTTATGAAGCTGGGCTGAGACGCATCAATATCAGCCTAGATTCTCTAAACCCAAAGACTTTCGATCAAATCATCGGCAATAAAGGACGGAGTCGCTGGCAGCAAACCTGGTCGGGAATACTGGCTGCTCATCAGGTGGGATTCGATCCGCTCAAGCTTAATGTGGTGGTAATTCCTGGGATAAACGATACTGAGGTGTTGGACTTGGCCCAATTAAGCCTTGAACGTCAATGGCACATTCGGTTTATAGAGTTTATGCCGATTGGCAATCCTGAATTGTTCGGCAATAAGGCATGGATTGATTCTGAACAGTTGCGTCGCCAAATTCGCCAAAAATGGGGTTTAGTTGAATCTAATATTAAAGGCAATGGTCCTGCGGATGTGTTTCAAATTCCTGGTGCCAAAGGGACATTGGGCTTTATCTCACAGATGTCCGAATGTTTTTGCGATCGCTGTAACCGAATTAGATTATCAGCAGATGGCTGGTTACGGCCTTGTCTACTTAACGAAACTGGTCAGATTGACCTTAAAACCGCTCTGCGTAGCGGTGCAGACCTGGTTCAATTACAAACTCAAGTTAATCAGCTATTACTGCTTAAATCGGAAATCAACTTCAAAGACAGGGACTCTGGTACTGATGGAACTTACACTCGTACCATGTCCCAAATTGGCGGATAA
- the hisD gene encoding histidinol dehydrogenase, which produces MLRIIDRQTEAQTELKRIGDRNNGDDIQPQENVVREIVANVKKNGDRALLEYTEKFDRQIYTADQLRVRGSELDAAYQQVSKDLLRAIQVACQKIEAFHRQRVPKSWVQFEEDDVVLGKRYTPIDRAGLYVPGGRASYPSTVLMNAIPAKVAKVPRIVMVTPPGQHGKINPAVLVAAQEAGVEEIYRVGGAQAVSALAYGTETIPKVDVITGPGNIYVTLAKKMVYGTVGIDSLAGPSEVLIIADEQANPVYVAADLLAQAEHDPMAAAILLTTSNDLAQQVQQEVTRQLANHPRKILTEKAIANYGLIVVVDSLEEAAELSNLFAPEHLELEIVEPWDLIEKIRHAGAIFLGNSTPEATGDYLAGPNHTLPTSGAARYASALGVETFMKHSSLIQYSPVALKKMSSTIQILAQAEGLPSHGDSVKFRTE; this is translated from the coding sequence ATGCTGCGAATAATTGATCGGCAAACTGAGGCACAAACAGAATTAAAGCGTATCGGCGATCGCAACAATGGTGATGACATTCAGCCTCAAGAAAATGTCGTTAGAGAAATTGTTGCCAACGTTAAAAAAAATGGCGATCGCGCTTTACTAGAATACACTGAAAAGTTTGATCGACAGATTTACACTGCCGACCAATTGCGAGTCAGAGGTTCAGAATTAGATGCTGCTTATCAGCAGGTATCTAAAGATTTACTCCGTGCTATCCAGGTAGCCTGTCAAAAAATAGAGGCTTTTCATCGTCAGCGAGTCCCCAAATCTTGGGTGCAGTTTGAAGAAGATGATGTGGTGTTAGGAAAACGCTATACTCCCATAGATCGAGCAGGGCTTTATGTCCCTGGTGGACGAGCATCTTATCCCAGCACGGTATTAATGAATGCTATCCCAGCTAAAGTAGCCAAAGTTCCACGAATTGTGATGGTTACGCCACCTGGTCAACACGGCAAAATTAATCCTGCGGTATTGGTCGCAGCACAAGAAGCTGGAGTTGAAGAAATTTATCGGGTCGGGGGCGCGCAAGCGGTAAGCGCTTTAGCTTATGGAACCGAAACCATCCCCAAGGTAGACGTAATTACGGGACCTGGCAATATCTACGTTACTTTGGCTAAAAAAATGGTTTACGGCACAGTTGGCATTGATTCTTTAGCAGGACCTTCAGAAGTATTAATTATTGCTGATGAACAGGCTAATCCAGTTTATGTTGCTGCCGATTTATTAGCTCAAGCAGAACATGACCCCATGGCAGCAGCCATCTTATTAACCACTAGTAACGATCTAGCCCAACAGGTACAGCAAGAAGTTACCAGACAGCTAGCCAATCATCCACGCAAAATTCTAACTGAAAAAGCGATCGCTAATTACGGTCTAATAGTAGTAGTAGATTCTTTAGAAGAAGCAGCTGAACTATCTAATTTATTTGCACCAGAACATCTTGAATTAGAGATAGTAGAACCCTGGGACTTAATTGAGAAAATTCGTCATGCAGGAGCAATTTTTCTGGGTAACTCTACCCCAGAAGCAACTGGAGATTATTTGGCAGGACCAAATCATACGCTACCTACTTCAGGAGCAGCTCGTTATGCTTCAGCATTGGGAGTAGAAACCTTTATGAAGCATTCAAGCTTAATTCAGTATTCTCCTGTAGCCCTCAAGAAAATGTCTAGTACCATTCAAATTTTGGCTCAGGCAGAAGGATTACCTTCCCATGGTGATTCGGTAAAATTTAGAACTGAGTAA
- the rpsT gene encoding 30S ribosomal protein S20 translates to MANSKSAIKRIKTAERNRLRNKAYKSALRTLTKNYFGAVETYTAEPTPENMETIKQTMSAAYSKIDKAVKRKVLHKNNGARKKSRIARVLQKATAA, encoded by the coding sequence GTGGCTAACTCTAAATCGGCAATCAAACGTATCAAAACAGCAGAGCGCAATCGCTTGCGCAATAAAGCATATAAGTCTGCACTCAGAACTTTGACTAAAAATTATTTTGGTGCAGTAGAAACTTATACAGCCGAACCTACTCCTGAAAATATGGAAACTATAAAGCAGACTATGTCGGCAGCCTATAGCAAAATTGACAAAGCAGTTAAGCGTAAAGTTCTTCACAAAAACAATGGAGCGAGGAAAAAATCTCGCATAGCTAGAGTTTTGCAAAAGGCAACGGCTGCTTAA
- the rpsD gene encoding 30S ribosomal protein S4 produces the protein MSRYRGPRLRIVRRLGDLPGLTRKSARKAYPPGQHGQNRRKRSEYAIRLEEKQKLRFNYGITEKQLVRYVRKARRVAGSTGQTLLEMLEMRLDNTIFRLGMAGTIPAARQLVNHGHITVNDRVVDVASYQCRPGDLVKVRDRDRSRKLVETNMEYPGLANLPSHLEFDKNALTGKVNGVIEREWIALQVNELLVVEYYSRMA, from the coding sequence ATGTCTCGCTATAGAGGTCCGCGCTTGCGGATCGTTCGCCGTTTAGGAGATTTACCAGGCTTAACTAGAAAGAGTGCGCGTAAGGCTTATCCACCAGGACAACATGGTCAAAACCGTCGCAAACGCTCTGAATACGCTATTCGTTTGGAAGAAAAGCAAAAGCTGCGTTTTAACTACGGAATTACTGAAAAACAGCTAGTGCGTTATGTCCGTAAAGCTCGTCGAGTAGCTGGTTCTACAGGGCAAACTCTGTTAGAAATGCTGGAGATGCGTTTGGACAATACCATCTTCCGTCTAGGGATGGCTGGTACTATTCCCGCAGCACGTCAGCTAGTCAACCATGGACACATTACGGTAAACGATCGCGTGGTCGATGTTGCCAGTTATCAGTGTCGCCCTGGAGACTTAGTGAAAGTCAGAGATCGCGATCGCTCTCGTAAATTAGTCGAAACCAACATGGAATATCCAGGGTTGGCAAATTTACCCAGTCACCTTGAGTTTGATAAAAATGCTTTAACAGGTAAAGTCAATGGCGTGATCGAGCGTGAATGGATCGCCTTACAGGTAAATGAATTACTCGTTGTTGAGTACTATTCACGGATGGCGTAA
- the rpoB gene encoding DNA-directed RNA polymerase subunit beta: MTNLTYNLLPDLIEIQRSSFRWFLEEGLIEELNSFSPITDYTGKFELHFMGENYRLKEPKYSMEEAKRRDSTYNVQVYVPTRLIDKESGEIKEMEVFVGDLPLMTDRGTFIINGAERVIVNQIVRSPGVYYKAETDKNGRRTYSASLIPNRGAWLKFETDKNGLVWVRIDKTRKLSAQVLLKAIGLSDNEIMDGIRHPDFYQKTLDKEGNPSEEEALLELYRKLRPGEPPTVSGGQQLLESRFFDSKRYDLGRVGRYKINKKLRLTVPDTTRVLTTTDILAAVAYLINLEFDGGSTDDIDHLGNRRVRSVGELLQNQVRVGLNRLERIIRERMTVSEANSLTPAALVNPKPLVAAIKEFFGSSQLSQFMDQTNPLAELTHKRRLSALGPGGLTRERAGFAVRDIHPTQYGRICPVETPEGPNAGLIGSLATYARVNPYGFIATPYYRVEDGRVLRNEDVVYLTADEEDDMRVAPGDVATNDDGYILGETIAIRYRQEFSTCDPDEVDYVAISPVQIVSVATSLIPFLEHDDANRALMGSNMQRQAVPLLRPERPLVGTGLEAQAARDSGMVVVSRTHGIVTYVDAEVVRVRVEEGNNGMYAPEPGQQITYKLQKYQRSNQDTCLNQRPLVYAGEDVVPGQVLADGSSTEGGELALGQNVLIAYMPWEGYNYEDAILISERLVYDDVYTSIHVEKFEIEARQTKLGPEEITREIPNVGEDALRNLDERGIIHIGAWVEAGEILVGKVTPKGESDQPPEEKLLRAIFGEKARDVRDNSLRVPNGEKGRVVDVRVFTREQGDELPPGANMVVRIYVAQKRKIQVGDKMAGRHGNKGIISRILPIEDMPYLPDGTPIDIALNPLGVPSRMNVGQVFECLLGWAGENLATRFKMMPFDEMYGKEASRETVHGKIQDAARKPGKSWVYDENNPGKIQVFDGRTGEAFDRPVTVGKAYMLKLVHLVDDKIHARSTGPYSLVTQQPLGGKAQQGGQRFGEMEVWALEAYGAAYTLQELLTVKSDDMQGRNEALNSIVKGKPIPRPGTPESFKVLMRELQSLGLDIAVHKLESVEDGSSRDVEVDLMADTPRRTPNRPTYDSLQREETTEEV, translated from the coding sequence ATGACTAATCTTACTTACAATTTGCTACCAGACTTAATTGAAATTCAACGCTCCAGCTTCCGTTGGTTTCTCGAAGAAGGGTTGATTGAAGAACTCAACAGTTTTTCTCCCATCACCGACTATACAGGTAAGTTTGAGCTGCATTTTATGGGCGAGAACTATCGGCTTAAAGAACCTAAGTACTCAATGGAAGAGGCAAAACGCCGCGACAGTACTTATAACGTTCAGGTATACGTTCCTACCCGTCTAATCGACAAAGAAAGTGGCGAAATTAAAGAAATGGAGGTTTTTGTGGGAGATCTTCCCTTGATGACCGATCGCGGAACTTTCATTATTAACGGTGCAGAACGGGTAATTGTCAACCAGATCGTACGCTCTCCAGGTGTATATTACAAGGCAGAAACCGATAAAAATGGTCGCCGTACTTATTCTGCTTCCTTAATTCCTAACCGTGGCGCGTGGCTGAAGTTTGAAACCGACAAAAACGGTTTAGTTTGGGTCAGAATTGATAAAACCCGTAAACTCTCAGCTCAGGTCTTGCTCAAAGCAATTGGCTTGAGTGATAACGAAATTATGGATGGGATTCGCCATCCCGACTTCTACCAAAAAACTTTAGACAAAGAAGGTAATCCAAGCGAAGAAGAAGCTTTACTAGAGCTATATCGCAAATTACGTCCTGGCGAACCTCCCACAGTAAGTGGTGGACAGCAATTGCTGGAGTCTCGCTTCTTCGATTCTAAACGCTATGACTTAGGTCGAGTCGGTCGTTATAAAATTAATAAAAAGTTACGTCTCACTGTTCCCGATACCACTAGAGTACTGACTACTACTGATATTTTGGCAGCGGTTGCTTATTTAATTAACCTAGAGTTTGATGGAGGTAGCACCGATGATATCGACCATTTAGGCAATCGTCGTGTTCGTTCTGTAGGCGAGCTATTACAGAACCAAGTTCGAGTAGGTTTAAATCGTTTAGAAAGAATAATTCGTGAACGGATGACGGTAAGTGAAGCTAACAGCTTAACACCAGCAGCACTGGTCAACCCCAAACCTTTAGTGGCAGCGATCAAAGAATTTTTTGGTTCGTCTCAGCTATCTCAGTTCATGGATCAAACTAATCCTTTGGCAGAATTGACCCACAAACGCCGTCTCTCAGCTTTGGGACCTGGTGGTCTTACTCGAGAAAGAGCTGGTTTTGCGGTTCGGGATATTCACCCTACCCAGTATGGTCGTATTTGTCCTGTAGAAACTCCCGAAGGACCTAACGCTGGTTTGATTGGTTCTCTAGCAACCTATGCGCGAGTCAATCCCTATGGCTTTATTGCCACTCCTTATTATCGAGTAGAAGACGGTCGCGTATTGCGAAATGAAGATGTCGTTTATCTTACTGCTGATGAAGAAGATGACATGAGAGTTGCGCCAGGAGATGTAGCAACCAATGACGATGGTTATATTCTGGGCGAAACCATTGCGATTAGATATCGCCAGGAATTTTCTACCTGCGATCCAGATGAGGTCGATTATGTAGCTATTTCTCCTGTACAGATTGTTTCTGTAGCGACTAGTTTAATTCCCTTCCTCGAACATGATGATGCTAACCGTGCTTTAATGGGTTCTAATATGCAGCGTCAGGCTGTACCTCTATTGCGTCCTGAGCGACCCTTGGTAGGAACTGGGCTAGAAGCCCAAGCAGCCCGTGACTCAGGAATGGTGGTTGTTTCTCGTACCCACGGGATTGTAACTTACGTCGATGCCGAAGTTGTTCGAGTCAGAGTAGAAGAAGGCAACAATGGGATGTATGCACCAGAGCCAGGACAACAGATTACGTATAAACTACAAAAATACCAACGTTCTAATCAAGATACTTGTTTAAACCAACGCCCTCTCGTCTATGCAGGAGAAGACGTTGTTCCAGGTCAAGTGCTTGCAGACGGTTCATCCACAGAAGGGGGAGAATTAGCATTAGGGCAAAACGTTTTGATAGCCTATATGCCATGGGAAGGCTACAACTACGAAGATGCAATTCTGATCAGCGAGCGTTTAGTTTATGACGATGTTTACACTAGTATTCACGTCGAAAAATTTGAAATTGAAGCCAGACAAACCAAACTAGGACCAGAAGAAATTACCCGTGAAATTCCTAATGTCGGTGAAGATGCTCTGCGTAATTTAGACGAACGAGGCATCATTCATATAGGTGCTTGGGTAGAAGCAGGAGAAATTCTGGTAGGTAAGGTAACACCTAAAGGCGAATCCGATCAGCCTCCTGAAGAAAAGCTGCTTAGAGCCATCTTTGGCGAGAAAGCTAGAGACGTACGAGATAACTCCTTAAGAGTTCCTAACGGAGAGAAAGGTCGGGTTGTTGATGTTCGTGTCTTCACTAGAGAGCAAGGTGATGAATTACCGCCTGGTGCCAACATGGTGGTACGAATCTACGTGGCTCAAAAACGTAAGATTCAAGTAGGAGATAAAATGGCTGGTCGTCACGGTAATAAAGGAATTATCTCTCGAATCTTGCCCATTGAAGATATGCCCTATCTACCTGATGGTACTCCCATTGATATTGCTTTGAACCCTTTAGGTGTTCCTTCGCGGATGAACGTGGGACAAGTGTTTGAGTGTCTCTTAGGCTGGGCTGGAGAAAACTTAGCGACACGCTTTAAAATGATGCCCTTCGATGAAATGTACGGCAAAGAAGCGTCTAGAGAAACTGTTCATGGCAAAATTCAGGATGCTGCTCGTAAACCAGGAAAGTCTTGGGTATACGATGAAAATAACCCAGGAAAAATTCAAGTGTTTGACGGTCGTACAGGCGAGGCGTTTGACCGTCCCGTAACAGTAGGGAAAGCCTATATGCTCAAGCTGGTTCACCTCGTAGATGACAAGATTCATGCTCGTTCTACAGGACCTTATTCCTTGGTTACTCAGCAGCCCTTGGGTGGTAAAGCACAACAGGGTGGACAGCGCTTTGGCGAAATGGAGGTATGGGCATTGGAAGCCTATGGTGCAGCTTATACTTTGCAAGAACTGCTGACAGTCAAGTCTGATGACATGCAGGGACGTAATGAAGCTCTCAATTCAATTGTCAAAGGTAAGCCAATTCCTCGTCCCGGTACACCAGAATCATTTAAAGTATTGATGCGAGAGCTACAGTCTCTAGGTTTAGACATAGCAGTACACAAACTAGAATCAGTAGAAGATGGAAGTAGCCGGGATGTAGAAGTAGATTTAATGGCAGATACTCCTCGCCGCACTCCTAATCGACCGACTTACGACTCTTTACAACGAGAGGAAACAACTGAAGAAGTGTAA
- a CDS encoding ABC transporter substrate-binding protein, producing the protein MKRLNLLFSPSDRPKSNEYRSNSNLMLALMSLSVGVLLTSCQGGDSAGNGLKLGILAPTTGDLSSIGQNWPAAVQLSVDTINECGGVNEAQVSLIAEDDQTDPSAGSSAMTKLAEVDRVAGVVGSFASSVSGAAVDVAVRNKVMMVSPGSTSPVFTERAKNGEFDGYWARTAPPDTYQSEALAALAKKQGFKNVSTVAINNDYGVGFEKQFIDAFKKTGGNIMGKAVRYDPKAATLDSEAKAAFESKPDAVAAVLYAETGSVLLKSAFEQGLADGVTVLLTDGVYSDDFVQQVGKTADGKSIIAGALGTVPGADGKALKQFTALWNEKTGKELTAYVPHNWDAAVLMMLAAEASDANTGEGIKSKILEVANAPGTEVTDACKAMELVRNGEDINFQGASGNVDIDKNGDVVGSYDVWQVAEDGTLSIIDKLNPGGSN; encoded by the coding sequence ATGAAGCGTTTGAATTTGTTATTTTCCCCAAGCGATCGCCCCAAGAGCAATGAATACCGCTCTAACTCAAATCTGATGCTGGCTCTAATGTCTTTAAGTGTCGGCGTATTACTCACTTCTTGCCAGGGAGGAGATTCGGCTGGCAACGGTCTTAAACTGGGTATTTTAGCTCCAACTACGGGAGATCTTTCTTCTATTGGACAAAACTGGCCCGCAGCCGTTCAGCTCAGCGTAGACACAATTAATGAATGTGGTGGAGTCAATGAAGCTCAAGTTAGTTTAATTGCAGAAGACGATCAAACAGATCCTAGTGCTGGTAGTAGTGCTATGACCAAACTCGCTGAAGTAGACAGGGTAGCAGGAGTTGTAGGATCATTTGCCAGCAGCGTTTCTGGTGCAGCAGTTGATGTGGCAGTTCGCAATAAGGTAATGATGGTGTCTCCTGGTAGCACTAGCCCCGTATTTACCGAGCGGGCGAAAAATGGCGAATTTGATGGTTATTGGGCGCGCACTGCTCCACCAGATACATACCAATCTGAAGCACTAGCAGCACTAGCAAAAAAACAGGGCTTTAAAAATGTTTCTACTGTTGCCATTAACAATGATTATGGTGTGGGATTTGAGAAACAGTTCATTGATGCCTTTAAAAAAACAGGAGGCAATATTATGGGCAAAGCAGTACGTTACGACCCTAAAGCAGCGACTTTAGATAGCGAAGCGAAAGCAGCTTTTGAGAGTAAACCTGATGCTGTAGCAGCCGTTTTATATGCCGAGACTGGCAGTGTATTGCTAAAATCTGCTTTTGAACAAGGATTGGCCGATGGAGTGACTGTCTTGCTAACGGACGGGGTTTACTCCGATGATTTTGTGCAACAGGTAGGCAAAACGGCTGACGGCAAATCAATTATCGCTGGAGCATTAGGGACTGTACCAGGGGCTGACGGCAAGGCTTTAAAACAGTTTACGGCGTTGTGGAATGAAAAAACGGGCAAAGAGTTGACTGCTTATGTTCCTCACAACTGGGATGCAGCAGTTCTGATGATGTTGGCAGCCGAAGCAAGTGACGCTAATACAGGAGAAGGAATAAAAAGCAAAATATTAGAGGTGGCAAACGCTCCAGGGACAGAAGTTACCGATGCTTGCAAGGCAATGGAACTTGTCCGCAATGGGGAAGATATTAATTTTCAGGGAGCCAGCGGGAATGTTGATATTGACAAGAATGGCGACGTGGTAGGCAGTTATGATGTTTGGCAAGTAGCAGAGGATGGAACTTTGAGCATAATTGACAAGCTTAACCCTGGTGGTAGTAATTAA
- a CDS encoding AAA family ATPase: protein MNFNEEFSLLLRACYPLIYLPTNEEERAEKAIAMATEKLGRRNIYIWDFVNGYQENPNNVGFGKRNPLQALEFITRMPKSAGGVFILRDFQRFLEDIAVSRELRNLARILKSQPKNIIIIAPKVQIPEELTEIITVVEFALPTVPEIKTEIERLISATGQNLAEQLLDELVRAAQGLSLERIRRVLTRAIASNGQLEPDDVELILEEKRSSIRQTQILDYYPATEQISDIGGLDNLKSWLLRRGGAFSEQARAYGLPNPRGLLLVGIQGTGKSLTAKAIAHHWHLPLLRLDVGRLFAGLVGESESRTRQTIELAEALAPCILWIDEIDKGFAGIDGKGDSGTTSRVFGTFISWLAEKKTPVFVVATANNIRALPPEMLRKGRFDEIFFVGLPDQTEREAIFKVHLAKLRPHNLGNYNAKRLAYETPEFSGAEIEQTIIEAMHIGFSQNRDFTTDDILEAASQIIPLAKTAQEQIEFLQNWVAAGKARLASKNNDLSDRIQSQLN from the coding sequence ATGAACTTTAATGAAGAGTTTTCTCTCCTGTTGCGTGCCTGTTATCCCTTAATTTATCTACCTACTAACGAAGAAGAAAGAGCTGAAAAAGCGATCGCCATGGCTACAGAAAAGCTAGGCAGGCGTAATATTTACATTTGGGACTTTGTTAACGGTTATCAGGAAAATCCGAATAATGTCGGTTTTGGTAAGCGTAATCCTTTACAGGCATTAGAATTTATTACCAGAATGCCTAAGAGCGCAGGAGGGGTGTTTATACTACGAGATTTCCAGCGTTTTTTAGAAGATATTGCAGTTTCTCGGGAATTGCGTAATTTGGCGCGAATTTTGAAGTCTCAGCCCAAAAATATTATTATTATTGCTCCTAAAGTTCAGATTCCAGAAGAGTTAACGGAAATTATCACCGTAGTTGAATTTGCCTTACCTACCGTCCCAGAAATAAAAACCGAGATCGAACGTCTAATTTCGGCAACGGGTCAAAATCTAGCCGAACAACTATTAGATGAATTAGTTAGAGCAGCTCAAGGATTATCTTTAGAAAGAATTAGAAGAGTTTTAACTAGAGCGATCGCCAGTAACGGTCAGCTCGAACCAGACGATGTAGAATTGATCCTCGAAGAAAAACGCTCCTCAATTCGTCAGACACAGATTTTGGACTATTATCCTGCAACTGAGCAAATTTCTGATATCGGCGGTTTAGACAACCTCAAAAGCTGGTTACTCAGACGTGGTGGAGCATTTAGTGAACAGGCTAGAGCCTACGGCTTACCAAACCCGCGTGGACTATTGCTGGTGGGAATACAGGGAACAGGTAAATCTTTGACTGCCAAAGCTATCGCCCATCATTGGCATCTACCTTTATTACGATTAGATGTAGGACGTTTATTTGCTGGTTTAGTCGGAGAGTCAGAATCTCGTACCCGCCAAACTATTGAATTAGCCGAAGCTCTTGCCCCTTGCATTCTGTGGATCGATGAAATTGATAAAGGGTTTGCCGGAATAGATGGAAAGGGAGATTCAGGGACTACCAGCCGTGTTTTTGGGACGTTTATTTCCTGGTTAGCAGAGAAGAAAACCCCTGTATTTGTTGTAGCGACAGCCAATAATATTCGTGCTTTACCGCCAGAAATGCTGCGCAAAGGCAGGTTTGACGAAATCTTTTTTGTTGGGTTACCCGATCAAACCGAACGAGAAGCTATTTTTAAGGTTCATTTAGCAAAATTGCGTCCCCATAATCTGGGCAATTATAATGCTAAGCGGTTAGCATATGAAACACCAGAATTTTCTGGGGCAGAGATCGAGCAAACTATCATTGAAGCAATGCATATTGGCTTTAGTCAAAATCGTGACTTTACCACAGATGATATTTTAGAGGCTGCTAGTCAAATAATTCCGTTAGCAAAAACTGCCCAAGAGCAAATTGAATTCCTCCAAAACTGGGTAGCAGCAGGAAAAGCTCGTCTGGCTTCCAAAAATAATGATTTAAGCGATCGCATTCAAAGTCAACTTAATTAG
- a CDS encoding TatD family hydrolase produces MQLIDTHVHINFDVFQGNLSSLKQRWQEAGVVHLIHSCVEPKEFQGIQSIADRFPELSFAVGLHPLDVGKWQDITAKEIKALAASDIRVVAIGETGLDFYKADNQAEQILALQEQLKIAKELDKPVIIHCRDAAAQLKEVLTDFCQREGSVKGVMHCWGGNEVETKWFLDLGFYISYSGIVTFKNAKQVQAAAKTVPSDRLLIETDCPFLAPVPHRGKTNEPSYVLQIAKQLAQLRLTSLETIAAQTTANACRLFDIKLKSK; encoded by the coding sequence ATGCAGTTAATAGATACCCATGTTCACATCAACTTTGATGTTTTTCAAGGGAATTTAAGCTCGTTAAAGCAACGTTGGCAGGAAGCAGGTGTAGTTCATTTAATACATTCTTGTGTAGAACCGAAGGAATTTCAGGGAATACAATCCATTGCGGATCGTTTCCCTGAATTGTCGTTTGCAGTTGGTTTGCATCCTTTGGACGTTGGCAAATGGCAAGATATTACTGCTAAAGAGATTAAGGCTTTAGCCGCTTCGGATATTCGGGTAGTAGCTATTGGGGAAACAGGGTTAGACTTTTATAAAGCCGATAATCAAGCAGAACAAATTTTAGCCTTACAAGAACAATTAAAAATAGCTAAAGAACTCGATAAACCAGTGATTATTCACTGTCGGGATGCAGCGGCACAGTTGAAAGAAGTACTAACTGATTTTTGTCAGCGCGAAGGTTCAGTCAAGGGAGTAATGCACTGTTGGGGAGGCAATGAAGTAGAAACCAAATGGTTTTTAGATCTGGGTTTTTACATTAGCTACAGTGGAATTGTCACCTTTAAAAATGCCAAGCAGGTTCAAGCAGCAGCTAAAACAGTTCCCAGCGATCGCCTATTAATCGAAACCGACTGTCCTTTTCTGGCTCCTGTGCCCCATAGAGGCAAAACAAACGAGCCCTCTTATGTGCTGCAAATAGCCAAACAGCTTGCTCAACTGCGTCTGACATCTCTTGAAACAATTGCCGCTCAGACTACGGCTAATGCCTGTCGTTTATTTGACATTAAATTAAAAAGTAAATAA
- the sodN gene encoding superoxide dismutase, Ni, which translates to MMLKQVISQIKKIFPAPEVHAHCDGPCGVYDPASARITAEAVVSLTKKIVDLEVPAADDKAANIAYQNTLSRYVAIKEEQAQKTKEDLLILWTDYFKPVHLEQYPDLHDTFWKAAKLCSACKVEVSVEHANELMEAIQKIHEMFWTTKGRDVSFIKAS; encoded by the coding sequence ATGATGTTAAAACAAGTTATTTCCCAAATCAAAAAAATCTTTCCAGCACCTGAAGTTCATGCTCATTGCGATGGTCCTTGCGGTGTTTACGACCCTGCTTCAGCACGTATTACGGCTGAAGCGGTAGTTTCCCTGACCAAAAAGATCGTGGATTTAGAAGTTCCTGCTGCTGATGATAAAGCTGCAAATATTGCTTATCAAAACACTCTATCTCGCTATGTTGCGATTAAGGAAGAACAAGCTCAAAAAACTAAAGAGGATTTGTTAATTCTTTGGACAGACTATTTTAAGCCTGTACATTTAGAGCAATATCCCGATCTTCATGATACTTTTTGGAAAGCTGCTAAACTCTGCTCTGCTTGTAAAGTAGAAGTTAGTGTTGAACACGCTAATGAACTGATGGAAGCGATTCAGAAAATTCATGAGATGTTTTGGACAACCAAAGGACGTGACGTTAGCTTTATAAAAGCCAGCTAG